ACTTAAACATAACCATCAGCTCTATAAAACTGTCATTTTGGAGCTAAAATGCTACCTCTGAATTCCACTCAccattatttatgtgaatgtgattacttcctggtttccaagggaccagaacccatgtcttggAGACCAGTAGTGCCAGAGGGAAAGGTGATCACgtatttgaattgatgcaattgattgatttcagggtacatgaacattctgaAGCAGCACATCGAATTTCTGTACATCGTGATCATGTTGGTTATATTACTGCTGTTGTAGCACTTGAATGGATGTACTCTTATTCTTGCTCTCAGGGTGCTCTGAATGCTGCCTTAAATGCCTGAGTGGGATCCCCTATGCCTCTCTGATCGCCACAATTCTGCTTTATGCTGGAGTGGCGCTGTTCTGCGGCTGTGGTCATGAGGCTCTCTCTGGTACTGTCACCATCTTGCAGACTTACTTTAATGTTGCACGGTCACCTATTGATGCTATGGATGTCTTTACCATGTGAGTATCATAAAACCAAAGTGAATTAAGaaatgcacatactgtacataaaaatgtacacaaaatatacatatttgttGTCTGTTGAGTCTAATTTCTGTTACATGTTTTGGTAGTACATTGCTTTGaagttaaatgcatttaaatcagTTTCTTTTACTAGTCCGTTTTTCTTTTACTAGTCCATAGTTTCTTTTATATAACTAAAGGCTGGTTCACACTGTCTCAACAAATGGCAACttccagtgttttttttctttttttagaataaTGTTAACTGATCAGAGTTGTTACCAAACATTCTTCATACTGATCTCACTGTGACTTTGGCAACAGTAgatcaaaagttctgctgctaaaattggtctgtgtttccgaaatttgaaccactgtGACCCAGTGGTGGAAGCAGGAAGTGTTCAATGTATGGGCACACGTGGTGTCCACAGAGTAGCACCAAAAGCgaggtgttgttgttgttgttgttgttttttgtaaataaatgcatattttactaaccctaccccctaacccaaagcAACCCTAAAATGAACTGTCATTGTActaaaaatgtagttttagagcaaaaatgcaacctcaaaaGTCATGCTCgccattttttatgtaaaaaatattcatccctggtttccatgggaccaaaaCCCATGTCTCAGAGATTGCTCCTGCAATGTGCTATCAGTAGCACCAGAGGGAAAGGTGATCATGTTTGAagtaatgcaaaaatgtttgattgGGCATAcagctttatgtttatttcatatttaatgcTTTATGTTGCATTCTAAATTGAACAGCCAACTTAAGATTTCTTGAAATGTTGCCATTTTTTGCTGGGCAGTGTGAACCAGCTTTAAGACCTATTACCCAaacttttaatgaattaatttaatgaACACTGGTACCTGGCATAATTCAGCCTGTATTATGTTCCTGCAGCAGGTGTTCTCTAGGAATGTACATTAGGAGCACTTTTCCCTGACACAGtgatatacacacaaacaaacacttttgcCAAGGCAGATTTTTCTGAGCTGCCTTGTTAGGTTCGGGCATCAGTCCCACTGAGAGAATTAAGTGTTCTGAGATCATCAGAGCACACCTGCGTACCGGAACTCCAATGGTGAGAAGGAGAGCAGGACCAAAGAGATAGTAGTGGGTGGTGGAAAGAATAGTGGCAGTGCTTGGATTAGCATAACCTGGGGTTTTCAACCATTTTATCTGCAAATACTTTAAATAAGGCTTTGAAATGAGAAAATCAGACAAATGCATAGCTGTAAAGGACCTGTATAGCTACAGTGCTAATAAAATGAATTTAATCTTAATGTAAAAAGTTCAGTGAAAGAAGGTGTCACAAGATGATGTACATCGATATGTACTGTAGCTCTCTACTTTCATGTTAAATTTCCATTGTGTGCAAGAAAAGAACATATAcccattttataaagaaaagacaaatataaGCTTATTGTTGATGATCCTTAGGATTgacatctttaaatatgtgatctATGGAGTGGCAGCAGCCTTCTTTGTCTATGGTATTCTGCTGATGGTGGAAGGCTTTTTCACCACTGGGGCCATCCGGGATCTGTATGGGGATTTTAAGATCACCACCTGCGGACGTTGTGTTAGTGCTTGGGTAAGATCAACCACCCTTTTAAAAGGACTAATAATGCTTGAGCGGAGGACTTGGTATGTTAACATGATGCAAAAATACTGTCTGGTTTTATGCTGAAATGCAATTAAATTTTGACAGATAATGATAGCTGATGATTATTTTTATAGCCAATAACAGATATGATGGCAGATATTATAAATCTATTCTGTTTtgcctaaaaaataaataaaaataccttTCACTCTAAGGAAAATCTAAATGTGTTTAATGTACAGCAGAAGGTGTTTGAAACCTGGTATATAAAAagttaaactgaaaaaaatataatttagtaaattaaataaatacagtatctgGTTATGGTCTGATCCCTCGTTAAtgagtctgtctctctgtcttttctccagtTCATCATGCTTACGTATATCTTTACGTTGGCTTGGCTGGGGGTAACAGCCTTTACCTCCCTGCCAGTCTTCATGTATTTCAACATCTGGAACACCTGTCAGAACACTGCACTGGTGGATAGTTCCAGCCAGTGCTTCGATCTACGCCAGTTTGGTGTGTAAACTTTTTATTTCAACACCTCTGGAGGAGACATGTTTTCTATGTAATTCTCATGTTTTTGTGCATGCTGCTCTAAGCAAAATGTTTTTCCaaaatttaatttagtttgtGAATGTGAACGCTGCCTAGAGACCTATTTTTCTTTACCTATTTTGGCATATCTGGATTACTAACTGTGAAAGCTCTCATTggctaaaattatatatatatatatatttttaaatccttaACCTAGTATCCTTTCTCAGTCAGGCATAatggtatttttatttctttttattttcaattctgtaatatttaacatttataagagaaatgttataaatgtcattttggcataaatgtttttatgttgatCTTTTTTCATGGTTTAGAGCATAAGCTACTTAGTATGACAGGCTACATGTACAGTATTACCCACCAACTTCCAAGGAGAGAACATTGCTAAATAGCTCATTTATTTTAAGAACTGTGAATATTGAAAACAAACATAGAATAATTGAATCCTTAAAAATACCCCCAAAATGTCTTCAAAAAGCTAAACAACTTATTGGCATGTATAAACACTATTGTTACATCATTAAACATCTAGTTTAAATTCTGGAACACAAATTGAAAACACACATTGAACCATATTTTGGTATTATCACTGTTGGAACAAAGTGCGTTTTGACATTTAAAtgcaatacaataatttattaatagTATTATAAGGACAGGTATGCCATTTTTAAATCACCATGTTTGACATTATTGAAAACCAtaatataattgtaaaaaattgCTTGAACCAAGCATAACTACTACATAAACTCTATTATTACACCATTAAAAATGGTTTACATTCTACAACACCACAACATTGAACCACAATGTGGTATCATTACTACTGGAATACAAAGCTTCTTTGtgacatttaaatgcataaattgcATTTATTAACAGTAGTATAACATTGTCAAGGACAATTATGACATAGTTACATCGCTATGCACTGGACTCCATTATGGCTGTTTAGTTAAAAATTCCTTATTACTACATAATGCCATTAAATACCCAACTCTGTTTTTACATACATTATCTAATCACCATTATGGCATAGCTAACACGATCATTACACTATGCATTATTAATCAGCACACAAGAAATCCTTGATATATCCCACTGCTGTGAATTTACACACCTCTTTTCACGGTTCATTTGAATTGCAGGAATTGTGTCCATTGGTGAGGAGAAAAGACTGTGCACTGCTTCTGAGAACTTCATCAAGATGTGTGAATCTAATGAGGTCTGTTTTATCCTGATGGCCTTCATGTAAATTAATTTCAGTCAATGACCTATGCCATATacaagatatataaatatataacagtTAAATAACAGTAATATTTATTTGAAACATCATGCAGCTTCTTTAATGGGCAGTGCCACAAATTATGTGTCAGTATAATTAGAGTTCATCCTAACAGGAATTGATCaattcaatgtaaaatgtaaagtaaCTGCTGTTGATGTGCAGTACTAGTATAACACAGATTCAGGCTGAGGAttggggcaggcagcaaacagcaaTAGAAATATTCCAGGCAAACACAATGGTAGGCAGGCAGCAAAGATTCGTACAGAGGTAATTCAAGGCAGAGCCAAACACAGGCAGAACAACACAGGACATAATAACACTCAGAAATGTAGCTGGTGCAAACAAGACTCCACAAAGAGTGAACACACCAGGCTTAAATAGTCTAAGTGATATGGAACAGGTGTGCAGTAAATCAGTCCAGGTATGTGGGAACTTCGGAAATGTAGTCCAATGTTAATACTCAGGCGAGTGAGACCTCCGGTGGCCGATTGAGGAatcttcaccggcgttcgtgacagcAAGACAAGCTAGAAAAAAAACCTTTATGGTTTCACTATAGCTGTTTTTGATATTATATTAGAGCATTTTGAGATCTAGATTTATTTGGATATATTTactagaatacaatgtatttgcCAGATGACTTGTCAGAGAAAAACTTCTTTTTTGTCTCTTCCTCCAGCTGGACCTGACTTTCCACTTGTTTGTCTGTGCACTTGCGGGGGCTGGAGCAGCCGTCATTTCCATGGTGAGCTTTTCCACATTTTGCTTCCttctgtatttctctctctctctctctctctctctctctctctctctctctctctctctctctctctctctctcctgccacttctctctctttttgtcaTTGCATAACATTTGCCTGAATGTAAATGTCCTTTTAAGATAAGAAAAAAGGAGACAGGAGATTGATTTATCAACACTTTAATCCTGTAACTATAGTTATATGTGTGAAAAAGGGCTATGTGAAACCTAAGGACATCACGTATGTTATAGAAATCAGGGACTCATTTAGTATTGCTGTGCATAAGGAAAGATAGAGTGGACTTGTCTAGAATGCAATAAACATACAAGGTCTCTTGTAAAAGAGTGACTGAGCAAAGAGAGGAAGAGACAGTTTGACAGAGAGAGGGAAAATAACACTCACCAATGAAAACACAGGAGGTGTTGTTGCCCTGGAAACAGAAGAGGAGTGGGAATGAAGGAGGCAAGCTTGTTTGGAACCGCAATAAGTGATTGTGAGACACCATTTTCTGTGAGGCAGCTTTTTCCACTCGTTGGTTTGAACCTGAGATGGCCCCCTTTCTTAAGTTATTGTCAGAGTTTACATACAAGGTAAATTAAGCAATAGCATCAAATATAGTTGATGGAGTCACAAGGCGTTGCACTTTATTGGTGTTCTCTTCTGTACAAGCTCACTTTTGGTGGAAGGCAACAGACTGGCCTCATTTGTGCGAGTTAATTACATTCCATGCGGTTTGCAAATGAGAAAACAGCTTGGACATTAAACACTTAGGAACAATGAGGCTGTAGAATTCGATCATAATTTGTGCTcttttgattaaataattacatcATGCCTTTTGGAGAGAATAGTGTTGCAGACTTGCAGTTTGCTGATTTGTGTAGCAATCATGCCACCCACTGGTCTACAGATAacgttttaaaaatgttaatcccTTTTCACTACTGGAGCCTGTTTTGGCCTGGAGTTGAATTAATTTTACCATATCATTTCCTGtgatatacaatttaaatacccaAATTTTATCCTCCATTTGTTGACATTTCCATTTGAACAGAaagtttgggtgggacatatCAAAGGGCATGttacttgttgttgttgttcttttttaaTAGCCAATAGGTTTAATTATATTCCAGCCATGAAACATGATTTGTTTTATGCTTCTCAGTTGCAGGCGGTATTAGAGTGATGGACATTCTCATTTTAGAATGcatctgattggacaaaaatctgtgtagcaCAAGATcagtcattaatatttttggtaAATTTTCCCTGAAGCGAAAggctgtacatttaaaaaatgcgtATATCTGCTAAAGGTTAATTTTGACAACTTTTAGGAATACTCTATCGCAGGGGATTTCAAACTTGTTAATGctaaggacccccaaatatgatgatccaaTTGTGAAGGACACCCTTCCTAATATATATTAAAGGCagctttatattttcatatataaagATTAGGGCTGCAACGGTATATGTATCCGCACTGAACCGAAAGGATACAGAGCCTTCGGTACAGTACACAAAGTCACACGAATGATTGCATACCTTAAcatgctgcaaatacacatcaggtatcgctctgaggagccgagccaaagacccggcgcttacagcagatggttcagtattgtggctggtgggatacaacgtctcgttccctccatcagggaatggaggttaagtCAGTAAcagagacgttccccgtctgtcactcactcaacgttgtgtcgatgagttgacactaggggtccccatggaaaacgccacagagctgaaccgagttacgcagactggcggtgcgagacaggcaaatatctgtgtgcctcgtagccagcgcagcaagccgtcgcataactacccccaacacactggcaggcatgaagcggtcccctgcacttaggggaacggctaactgctcagaagtatatggactggctggcccagctggggccttctctctattattctcccctgtaaaaggaacaaaatcgttcagctgggggccaaatatatggtccaagctggggggtgtccctccaaagaggaggacaccgcggagaccacacccggcagagagggggggggggttaggaggaatacacacacggtcttaccgtt
This genomic window from Xyrauchen texanus isolate HMW12.3.18 chromosome 11, RBS_HiC_50CHRs, whole genome shotgun sequence contains:
- the LOC127651141 gene encoding neuronal membrane glycoprotein M6-a isoform X3, with the translated sequence MEENMEEGQTQKGCSECCLKCLSGIPYASLIATILLYAGVALFCGCGHEALSGTVTILQTYFNVARSPIDAMDVFTMIDIFKYVIYGVAAAFFVYGILLMVEGFFTTGAIRDLYGDFKITTCGRCVSAWFIMLTYIFTLAWLGVTAFTSLPVFMYFNIWNTCQNTALVDSSSQCFDLRQFGIVSIGEEKRLCTASENFIKMCESNELDLTFHLFVCALAGAGAAVISMVVSVSVLIHNHVTLTSKNSGRYRTRF
- the LOC127651141 gene encoding neuronal membrane glycoprotein M6-a isoform X1 translates to MEENMEEGQTQKGCSECCLKCLSGIPYASLIATILLYAGVALFCGCGHEALSGTVTILQTYFNVARSPIDAMDVFTMIDIFKYVIYGVAAAFFVYGILLMVEGFFTTGAIRDLYGDFKITTCGRCVSAWFIMLTYIFTLAWLGVTAFTSLPVFMYFNIWNTCQNTALVDSSSQCFDLRQFGIVSIGEEKRLCTASENFIKMCESNELDLTFHLFVCALAGAGAAVISMVHYLMVLSANWGYVKDACRMQKYEDIKSKEEQELHDIHSTRSKERLNAYT
- the LOC127651141 gene encoding neuronal membrane glycoprotein M6-a isoform X2; this encodes MGCSECCLKCLSGIPYASLIATILLYAGVALFCGCGHEALSGTVTILQTYFNVARSPIDAMDVFTMIDIFKYVIYGVAAAFFVYGILLMVEGFFTTGAIRDLYGDFKITTCGRCVSAWFIMLTYIFTLAWLGVTAFTSLPVFMYFNIWNTCQNTALVDSSSQCFDLRQFGIVSIGEEKRLCTASENFIKMCESNELDLTFHLFVCALAGAGAAVISMVHYLMVLSANWGYVKDACRMQKYEDIKSKEEQELHDIHSTRSKERLNAYT